The proteins below are encoded in one region of Danio rerio strain Tuebingen ecotype United States chromosome 14, GRCz12tu, whole genome shotgun sequence:
- the kdm3b gene encoding lysine-specific demethylase 3B isoform X4, which produces MGDSLGLIGKRLLLLLNDGSSAPAATGGEVERAAWLRGTVRAVSVIGLASPGVEVFVEFEDSPWRKRAWVQLYGDEVRVVLMESAIVWANCSDPSLSTALGSSATQWPALMFKQLIDRVGLGSVVPVEFFGARNLAFLPNGNSLHTFETEKDFTHSLLQEQPALQHAISSWHTDSELQEILRKGSYTIQGRRVKVYQPEFEQPWAFGLVSQHDPVSHIMEITMDQSCLKGEETQVVDPRVIHVMLAEGKLNESQDRRKKEGDGGKGEGSRRRRTASEGDEDITLKRFKGAGEGASDNQNGNSSNRDAEAMVTCVEMPGKGVVEGKDEAGGLGGRVTSTCSPVALSSQDSSNNSNSSQQEHSHIRSTGFVKENGSFIPNQERISSVSAVLPASTPTPPPLKPAPSPFSNTFPSLGQMPNLVPGAPAPKSSPTLPSSEREEGGVLSGYPKTAALVSPGPVTISSPSQENTSSVALTAPVDANQKPSMWGSTSEGNQTPKAPVLAPAGFGKQSCGGVFGNVSTQTNGSSQGDKPFGFSFRGAKDSQRQDSDTSQNLFFQFISQNQSNTQGQSKAFTSLSECLNKEPPSLFKSAAPSEGFKKTVVASASTGLFGSAPASGLAPLKEQPKVPDIKPAGNGILMNKPFGAVGEAQSKLPATFSSAIIQAASSTEVLKPSGLGTSGLGNASGGIRNVNSSTPVSSFGLLAGNKVSDGHENLFLQPSKETNSFLAYGRGVPQTPFGALTSPKSSSAQSASAVSPSGSTSLLGQDPPGSDAKPNLFTMAEPPKGILAPQFAAPALMTTPSFTSVAQDGQQISKPNREGSDDSSGTLLSTEAEGVSVPFEQSKFSLEERLQSIKKDSESSSNSDLSDLSEGEDNAGQSQKPDLPAGNEDKNKAQAAAKSRPRSKPFKVGQSVLKDQNKVRRLKQSGEAFLQDGSCINVAPHLHKCRECRLERYRKSREQDSDDDDPNVACRFFHFRRLAFTKKGVLRVEGFLSPQQSDSMAMGLWLPSITIQEGLDLDTSKYILANVGDQFCQLVMSEKEAMMMVEPHQKVAWKRAVRGVREMCDVCETTLFNIHWVCRKCGFGVCLDCYRLRKNRPPEVEDGPEEEVFSWLKCAKGQPHEPQNLMPTQIIPGTALYSIGDMVHAARGKWGIKANCPCTSRHKTLMRPSAPNGLSQSGAAHSSGNGTTSTSSTTRPNEESAAGVVVKTEPVEEPTSADTTSSTSGTNSSTSSPAPAPTSAPTLLPPSLPPPSLPPPSLPPAPALVPTPPAKDSKSSSSALHWLADLATQKEPKESLRSMMGRDSRSPFGLDSFSTLSKPSGSSPKLFNSLLLGAGPSQPKAEGTSLRDLLNSGSGKLPQGPTEGGVPFPPVFSTASADKMKGGLPNFLDHIIASVVETKKSEVRRASGSAEVIESATAPRREGVMGLSVLDPHTSHSWLCDGRLLCLQDPSNPNNWKIFRECWKQGQPVLVSGIHRKLKEHLWRPEAFSEEFGDQDVDLVNCRNCAIISDVKVREFWDGFQVISKRLQGSDGQPMVLKLKDWPPGEDFRDMMPTRFNDLMDNLPLPEYTKRDGRLNLASRLPNFFVRPDLGPKMYNAYGLISTEDRKVGTTNLHLDVSDAVNVMVYVGIPEGENDQESEVMQTIEEGDVDDMTKRRVYEIKEKPGALWHIYAAKDAEKIRELLRKVGEEQGQENPPDHDPIHDQSWYLDQTLRRRLYEEYGVQGWSIVQFLGDAVFIPAGAPHQVHNLYSCIKAAEDFVSPEHVKHCFRLTQEFRHLSNTHTNHEDKLQVKNIIYHAVKDAVATLKAHEPKLGRS; this is translated from the exons GTGTTTGTAGAATTTGAGGACAGCCCTTGGCGTAAGCGTGCATGGGTGCAGTTGTATGGGGATGAGGTGCGTGTCGTTCTTATGGAGAGTGCCATCGTTTGGGCAAACTGCAGCGATCCTTCTCTCTCCACTGCTCTAGGATCATCTGCTACACAGTGGCCTGCCTTG atgTTCAAACAGCTGATTGACCGTGTGGGTTTGGGGTCCGTGGTCCCTGTTGAGTTCTTTGGTGCAAGAAATTTGGCGTTTCTCCCTAATGGGAATTCGCTGCACACTTTTGAG ACTGAAAAAGATTTTACACACTCTCTGCTTCAAGAGCAGCCGGCACTTCAACATGCCATTTCAAGCTGGCATACAGACTCTGAGTTGCAGGAGATTTTGCGGAAAG GATCTTACACTATTCAGGGTCGGAGAGTAAAGGTGTACCAGCCAGAGTTTGAGCAGCCCTGGGCCTTTGGACTAGTATCTCAGCATGATCCTGTTTCACACATTATGGAGATTACCATGGATCAGAGTTGTTTAAAA GGTGAGGAGACACAAGTGGTTGATCCTCGGGTTATTCACGTAATGCTTGCTGAAGGCAAGTTAAATGAG AGCCAAGATCGACGCAAAAAGGAGGGTGATGGTGGGAAAGGTGAGGGCAGTCGAAGACGTCGGACAGCATCTGAAGGAGATGAAGACATTACACTCAAACGTTTCAAAGGAGCCGGGGAAGGTGCCTCTGACAACCAGAATGGGAATAGCTCCAACAGGGACGCAGAGGCTATGGTAACATGCGTAGAGATGCCGGGAAAGGGAGTAGTGGAGGGAAAAGACGAAGCGGGTGGTTTGGGTGGGAGGGTGACGAGCACCTGTAGTCCAGTAGCTTTATCAAGTCAAGACTCCTCTAACAACAGCAATTCCTCTCAGCAGGAACACTCCCATATAAGGAGCACAGGTTTTGTGAAGGAGAATGGCAGTTTTATCCCAAACCAAGAAAGGATTTCTTCAGTATCTGCAGTGCTTCCTGCTTCTACTCCAACGCCACCTCCTTTGAAGCCTGCCCCATCACCTTTTTCTAACACTTTTCCTTCTTTGGGTCAAATGCCCAACTTGGTGCCCGGGGCCCCTGCCCCGAAATCATCTCCCACACTCCCATCGTCAGAGAGGGAGGAGGGAGGTGTTCTTTCAGGGTATCCTAAAACAGCTGCCCTGGTGTCTCCAGGTCCTGTGACCATTTCATCACCTTCCCAAGAAAACACTTCAAGTGTGGCTCTCACTGCTCCTGTTGATGCGAACCAAAAGCCCAGTATGTGGGGATCAACCTCAGAAGGAAATCAG ACCCCTAAAGCCCCTGTTCTAGCTCCTGCTGGATTTGGTAAACAGTCCTGTGGAGGGGTGTTTGGGAATGTCTCAACACAGACTAATGGATCTTCCCAGGGGGACAAACCCTTTGGGTTTTCATTTAGAGGTGCAAAGGACTCGCAAAGGCAGGACTCTGATACGTCACAGAACCTGTTCTTCCAATTCATCTCTCAGAACCAGAGCAACACACAAGGCCAATCAAAAGCCTTCACATCTTTGTCCGAGTGCCTGAACAAGGAGCCGCCCAGCCTGTTCAAGTCTGCTGCTCCCTCTGAGGGTTTCAAAAAAACTGTTGTGGCTTCTGCATCCACTGGACTGTTTGGTTCAGCACCTGCCAGTGGCCTGGCACCACTGAAAGAGCAGCCAAAAGTGCCTGATATCAAGCCTGCAGGCAATGGGATCCTTATGAACAAGCCTTTTGGTGCTGTAGGGGAGGCACAGAGCAAACTCCCAGCCACTTTTTCTTCTGCCATAATTCAAGCTGCAAGCTCTACAGAGGTGCTGAAACCCTCGGGATTAGGAACCAGTGGACTTGGAAATGCCAGTGGTGGAATTAGAAATGTAAATAGCTCAACCCCAGTGAGTAGCTTTGGTCTGCTTGCTGGCAACAAGGTTTCCGATGGACACGAGAACCTGTTCTTGCAGCCCTCGAAGGAGACAAATTCGTTTCTTGCCTATGGCAGAGGTGTTCCGCAAACCCCTTTTGGTGCATTGACATCTCCAAAGTCTTCATCTGCCCAGTCCGCATCTGCTGTTTCACCTTCAGGCAGCACCAGTCTGCTCGGTCAAGATCCTCCTGGTAGTGATGCAAAACCAAATCTCTTCACTATGGCAGAACCTCCCAAGGGAATCTTAGCCCCTCAGTTTGCAGCTCCTGCTCTCATGACCACTCCGTCATTCACATCAGTTGCACAGGATGGACAGCAAATATCCAAACCAAACAGAGAAGGATCAGATGACAGCTCTGGAACCCTTCTCAGCACTGAAGCAGAAGGTGTCTCTGTGCCCTTTGAGCAAAGCAAGTTTTCACTGGAGGAACGTCTTCAGTCTATCAAAAAGGATTCAGAGTCCAGTAGTAACAGTGACTTGTCTGATTTGAGTGAGGGAGAGGACAACGCTGGCCAGAGCCAGAAACCCGATCTTCCGGCAGGCAATGAGGATAAGAACAAGGCCCAGGCTGCAGCCAAGAGCCGGCCACGGAGCAAACCATTTAAAG TTGGACAGTCTGTGTTGAAGGACCAGAATAAGGTTCGGCGCTTGAAGCAGTCTGGAGAGGCCTTTCTACAAGATGGCTCTTGCATTAACGTGGCTCCCCACTTGCATAAATGTCGTGAGTGCCGTCTGGAGCGCTACAGGAAATCGCGTGAGCAGGACTCTGATGATGACGACCCAAATGTAGCCTGTCGATTCTTTCACTTTCGCAG GTTGGCTTTCACTAAAAAGGGAGTTCTTCGTGTGGAGGGTTTTCTGAGCCCACAGCAGAGTGACAGCATGGCAATGGGCCTGTGGCTTCCTTCCATCACAATACAAGAAGGACTTGACCTGGACACGTCCAAATATATTTTAGCAAATGTGGGGGACCAGTTTTGCCAATTGGTCATGTCAGAGAAAGAAGCCATGATGATGGTAGAACCACATC aaaaagtGGCTTGGAAGCGAGCTGTCCGAGGAGTGAGAgaaatgtgtgatgtttgtgaAACAACCCTGTTCAACATCCACTGGGTTTGTCGTAAATGTGGCTTCGGCGTTTGTCTTGACTGCTATCGACTACGCAAGAACAGGCCACCTGAAG TGGAAGATGGTCCTGAAGAGGAGGTGTTCTCATGGCTTAAGTGTGCTAAAGGCCAGCCACACGAACCACAGAACCTCATGCCAACTCAAATTATACCCGGCACGG CATTGTACAGCATAGGTGACATGGTACATGCAGCCAGAGGTAAATGGGGGATTAAAGCAAACTGTCCCTGCACTAGTCGGCACAAAACGTTGATGCGGCCCAGTGCTCCAAATGGTCTTTCACAG TCGGGTGCAGCTCACAGTTCGGGGAATGGAACCACGTCTACTTCATCCACAACCCGTCCAAATGAAGAATCTGCAGCTGGTGTTGTAGTCAAAACTGAACCCGTTGAAGAGCCTACAAGTGCTGATACCACATCAAGTACCAGTGGGACAAATAGCAGCACATCTAGCCCTGCTCCTGCTCCAACTTCTGCTCCTACTCTTCTTCCTccttctcttcctcctccttcacTTCCTCCTCCTTCACTTCCTCCTGCTCCTGCACTTGTACCTACACCTCCTGCAAAGGATAGCAAGAGCAGTTCTTCAGCACTTCACTGGCTGGCAGATCTGGCCACACAAAAGGAGCCCAAAG AGTCTCTGCGCTCCATGATGGGTCGTGACTCTCGTTCTCCATTTGGCCTGGACTCGTTCAGCACACTTTCCAAACCATCAGGGTCCAGTCCTAAGCTGTTCAACAGTCTGCTGCTGGGTGCAGGCCCTTCACAACCCAAAGCAGAGGGTACCAGCCTCCGAGATCTGCTGAACTCTGGCTCTGGCAAACTCCCGCAAGGGCCCACAGAGGGAGGTGTCCCATTTCCTCCAGTGTTCTCCACTGCTAGT GCTGATAAAATGAAGGGAGGTCTTCCTAACTTCCTGGATCATATCATTGCATCAGTAGTGGAGACTAAGAAGTCAGAGGTTCGTCGTGCGTCAGGTTCAGCAGAAGTCATCGAGTCTGCCACTGCTCCTCGCAGAGAGGGGGTGATGGGGCTGAGTGTCCTGGATCCACACACTTCACACTCTTGGCTTTGTGACGGCCGTTTGCTCTGCCTGCAGGACCCCAGTAACCCCAACAACTGGAAGATCTTCAGAGAGTGCTGGAAACAAGGACAG cCTGTGCTGGTCTCAGGCATACACAGGAAGCTGAAGGAACACTTATGGAGGCCTGAGGCCTTCAGCGAGGAGTTTGGAGACCAGGACGTGGACCTGGTCAACTGTAGGAACTGCGCCATCATCTCTGATGTTAAAGTCAGGGAATTTTGGGATGGCTTCCAGGTCATTTCCA AGCGATTGCAAGGTAGCGATGGCCAGCCTATGGTACTAAAACTTAAAGACTGGCCTCCTGGAGAAGATTTTCGAGATATGATGCCCACTCG GTTTAATGATCTCATGGACAATCTTCCTTTGCCCGAGTACACAAAGAGAGATGGCCGTCTCAACCTGGCCTCTCGTCTTCCAAACTTCTTTGTTCGGCCAGATCTGGGCCCTAAAATGTACAATGCGTATG GTCTGATCTCCACAGAAGACAGGAAGGTCGGCACCACTAACTTGCATTTGGACGTGTCTGATGCCGTCAACGTTATGGTGTATGTGGGCATCCCAGAAGGAGAGAATGACCAAGAAAGTG AGGTGATGCAGACTATTGAAGAGGGTGATGTAGATGACATGACGAAAAGAAGAGTCTACGAGATCAAGGAGAAACCTGGGGCTCTCTGGCACATCTATGCTGCCAAAGATGCTGAGAAGATCCGAGAGCTCTTACGAAAG GTTGGAGAGGAACAAGGTCAAGAGAACCCACCAGACCATGATCCTATCCATGACCAGAGCTGGTACCTGGACCAGACGTTGCGTCGCAGGCTGTATGAGGAGTATGGAGTCCAGGGATGGTCCATTGTGCAGTTTTTGGGAGATGCAGTGTTCATCCCAGCTGGAGCACCACATCAG GTGCACAACCTGTACAGCTGTATCAAAGCTGCAGAAGATTTTGTTTCTCCAGAGCATGTGAAGCACTGTTTTAGACTGACGCAAGAGTTTCGCCACCTTTCCAACACTCACACAAACCACGAGGACAAGCTACAG
- the kdm3b gene encoding lysine-specific demethylase 3B isoform X2, with translation MGDSLGLIGKRLLLLLNDGSSAPAATGGEVERAAWLRGTVRAVSVIGLASPGVEVFVEFEDSPWRKRAWVQLYGDEVRVVLMESAIVWANCSDPSLSTALGSSATQWPALMFKQLIDRVGLGSVVPVEFFGARNLAFLPNGNSLHTFETEKDFTHSLLQEQPALQHAISSWHTDSELQEILRKGSYTIQGRRVKVYQPEFEQPWAFGLVSQHDPVSHIMEITMDQSCLKGEETQVVDPRVIHVMLAEGKLNESQDRRKKEGDGGKGEGSRRRRTASEGDEDITLKRFKGAGEGASDNQNGNSSNRDAEAMVTCVEMPGKGVVEGKDEAGGLGGRVTSTCSPVALSSQDSSNNSNSSQQEHSHIRSTGFVKENGSFIPNQERISSVSAVLPASTPTPPPLKPAPSPFSNTFPSLGQMPNLVPGAPAPKSSPTLPSSEREEGGVLSGYPKTAALVSPGPVTISSPSQENTSSVALTAPVDANQKPSMWGSTSEGNQTPKAPVLAPAGFGKQSCGGVFGNVSTQTNGSSQGDKPFGFSFRGAKDSQRQDSDTSQNLFFQFISQNQSNTQGQSKAFTSLSECLNKEPPSLFKSAAPSEGFKKTVVASASTGLFGSAPASGLAPLKEQPKVPDIKPAGNGILMNKPFGAVGEAQSKLPATFSSAIIQAASSTEVLKPSGLGTSGLGNASGGIRNVNSSTPVSSFGLLAGNKVSDGHENLFLQPSKETNSFLAYGRGVPQTPFGALTSPKSSSAQSASAVSPSGSTSLLGQDPPGSDAKPNLFTMAEPPKGILAPQFAAPALMTTPSFTSVAQDGQQISKPNREGSDDSSGTLLSTEAEGVSVPFEQSKFSLEERLQSIKKDSESSSNSDLSDLSEGEDNAGQSQKPDLPAGNEDKNKAQAAAKSRPRSKPFKVGQSVLKDQNKVRRLKQSGEAFLQDGSCINVAPHLHKCRECRLERYRKSREQDSDDDDPNVACRFFHFRRLAFTKKGVLRVEGFLSPQQSDSMAMGLWLPSITIQEGLDLDTSKYILANVGDQFCQLVMSEKEAMMMVEPHQKVAWKRAVRGVREMCDVCETTLFNIHWVCRKCGFGVCLDCYRLRKNRPPEVEDGPEEEVFSWLKCAKGQPHEPQNLMPTQIIPGTALYSIGDMVHAARGKWGIKANCPCTSRHKTLMRPSAPNGLSQSGAAHSSGNGTTSTSSTTRPNEESAAGVVVKTEPVEEPTSADTTSSTSGTNSSTSSPAPAPTSAPTLLPPSLPPPSLPPPSLPPAPALVPTPPAKDSKSSSSALHWLADLATQKEPKESLRSMMGRDSRSPFGLDSFSTLSKPSGSSPKLFNSLLLGAGPSQPKAEGTSLRDLLNSGSGKLPQGPTEGGVPFPPVFSTASADKMKGGLPNFLDHIIASVVETKKSEVRRASGSAEVIESATAPRREGVMGLSVLDPHTSHSWLCDGRLLCLQDPSNPNNWKIFRECWKQGQPVLVSGIHRKLKEHLWRPEAFSEEFGDQDVDLVNCRNCAIISDVKVREFWDGFQVISKRLQGSDGQPMVLKLKDWPPGEDFRDMMPTRFNDLMDNLPLPEYTKRDGRLNLASRLPNFFVRPDLGPKMYNAYGLISTEDRKVGTTNLHLDVSDAVNVMVYVGIPEGENDQESEADLAGFKEVMQTIEEGDVDDMTKRRVYEIKEKPGALWHIYAAKDAEKIRELLRKVGEEQGQENPPDHDPIHDQSWYLDQTLRRRLYEEYGVQGWSIVQFLGDAVFIPAGAPHQVHNLYSCIKAAEDFVSPEHVKHCFRLTQEFRHLSNTHTNHEDKLQVKNIIYHAVKDAVATLKAHEPKLGRS, from the exons GTGTTTGTAGAATTTGAGGACAGCCCTTGGCGTAAGCGTGCATGGGTGCAGTTGTATGGGGATGAGGTGCGTGTCGTTCTTATGGAGAGTGCCATCGTTTGGGCAAACTGCAGCGATCCTTCTCTCTCCACTGCTCTAGGATCATCTGCTACACAGTGGCCTGCCTTG atgTTCAAACAGCTGATTGACCGTGTGGGTTTGGGGTCCGTGGTCCCTGTTGAGTTCTTTGGTGCAAGAAATTTGGCGTTTCTCCCTAATGGGAATTCGCTGCACACTTTTGAG ACTGAAAAAGATTTTACACACTCTCTGCTTCAAGAGCAGCCGGCACTTCAACATGCCATTTCAAGCTGGCATACAGACTCTGAGTTGCAGGAGATTTTGCGGAAAG GATCTTACACTATTCAGGGTCGGAGAGTAAAGGTGTACCAGCCAGAGTTTGAGCAGCCCTGGGCCTTTGGACTAGTATCTCAGCATGATCCTGTTTCACACATTATGGAGATTACCATGGATCAGAGTTGTTTAAAA GGTGAGGAGACACAAGTGGTTGATCCTCGGGTTATTCACGTAATGCTTGCTGAAGGCAAGTTAAATGAG AGCCAAGATCGACGCAAAAAGGAGGGTGATGGTGGGAAAGGTGAGGGCAGTCGAAGACGTCGGACAGCATCTGAAGGAGATGAAGACATTACACTCAAACGTTTCAAAGGAGCCGGGGAAGGTGCCTCTGACAACCAGAATGGGAATAGCTCCAACAGGGACGCAGAGGCTATGGTAACATGCGTAGAGATGCCGGGAAAGGGAGTAGTGGAGGGAAAAGACGAAGCGGGTGGTTTGGGTGGGAGGGTGACGAGCACCTGTAGTCCAGTAGCTTTATCAAGTCAAGACTCCTCTAACAACAGCAATTCCTCTCAGCAGGAACACTCCCATATAAGGAGCACAGGTTTTGTGAAGGAGAATGGCAGTTTTATCCCAAACCAAGAAAGGATTTCTTCAGTATCTGCAGTGCTTCCTGCTTCTACTCCAACGCCACCTCCTTTGAAGCCTGCCCCATCACCTTTTTCTAACACTTTTCCTTCTTTGGGTCAAATGCCCAACTTGGTGCCCGGGGCCCCTGCCCCGAAATCATCTCCCACACTCCCATCGTCAGAGAGGGAGGAGGGAGGTGTTCTTTCAGGGTATCCTAAAACAGCTGCCCTGGTGTCTCCAGGTCCTGTGACCATTTCATCACCTTCCCAAGAAAACACTTCAAGTGTGGCTCTCACTGCTCCTGTTGATGCGAACCAAAAGCCCAGTATGTGGGGATCAACCTCAGAAGGAAATCAG ACCCCTAAAGCCCCTGTTCTAGCTCCTGCTGGATTTGGTAAACAGTCCTGTGGAGGGGTGTTTGGGAATGTCTCAACACAGACTAATGGATCTTCCCAGGGGGACAAACCCTTTGGGTTTTCATTTAGAGGTGCAAAGGACTCGCAAAGGCAGGACTCTGATACGTCACAGAACCTGTTCTTCCAATTCATCTCTCAGAACCAGAGCAACACACAAGGCCAATCAAAAGCCTTCACATCTTTGTCCGAGTGCCTGAACAAGGAGCCGCCCAGCCTGTTCAAGTCTGCTGCTCCCTCTGAGGGTTTCAAAAAAACTGTTGTGGCTTCTGCATCCACTGGACTGTTTGGTTCAGCACCTGCCAGTGGCCTGGCACCACTGAAAGAGCAGCCAAAAGTGCCTGATATCAAGCCTGCAGGCAATGGGATCCTTATGAACAAGCCTTTTGGTGCTGTAGGGGAGGCACAGAGCAAACTCCCAGCCACTTTTTCTTCTGCCATAATTCAAGCTGCAAGCTCTACAGAGGTGCTGAAACCCTCGGGATTAGGAACCAGTGGACTTGGAAATGCCAGTGGTGGAATTAGAAATGTAAATAGCTCAACCCCAGTGAGTAGCTTTGGTCTGCTTGCTGGCAACAAGGTTTCCGATGGACACGAGAACCTGTTCTTGCAGCCCTCGAAGGAGACAAATTCGTTTCTTGCCTATGGCAGAGGTGTTCCGCAAACCCCTTTTGGTGCATTGACATCTCCAAAGTCTTCATCTGCCCAGTCCGCATCTGCTGTTTCACCTTCAGGCAGCACCAGTCTGCTCGGTCAAGATCCTCCTGGTAGTGATGCAAAACCAAATCTCTTCACTATGGCAGAACCTCCCAAGGGAATCTTAGCCCCTCAGTTTGCAGCTCCTGCTCTCATGACCACTCCGTCATTCACATCAGTTGCACAGGATGGACAGCAAATATCCAAACCAAACAGAGAAGGATCAGATGACAGCTCTGGAACCCTTCTCAGCACTGAAGCAGAAGGTGTCTCTGTGCCCTTTGAGCAAAGCAAGTTTTCACTGGAGGAACGTCTTCAGTCTATCAAAAAGGATTCAGAGTCCAGTAGTAACAGTGACTTGTCTGATTTGAGTGAGGGAGAGGACAACGCTGGCCAGAGCCAGAAACCCGATCTTCCGGCAGGCAATGAGGATAAGAACAAGGCCCAGGCTGCAGCCAAGAGCCGGCCACGGAGCAAACCATTTAAAG TTGGACAGTCTGTGTTGAAGGACCAGAATAAGGTTCGGCGCTTGAAGCAGTCTGGAGAGGCCTTTCTACAAGATGGCTCTTGCATTAACGTGGCTCCCCACTTGCATAAATGTCGTGAGTGCCGTCTGGAGCGCTACAGGAAATCGCGTGAGCAGGACTCTGATGATGACGACCCAAATGTAGCCTGTCGATTCTTTCACTTTCGCAG GTTGGCTTTCACTAAAAAGGGAGTTCTTCGTGTGGAGGGTTTTCTGAGCCCACAGCAGAGTGACAGCATGGCAATGGGCCTGTGGCTTCCTTCCATCACAATACAAGAAGGACTTGACCTGGACACGTCCAAATATATTTTAGCAAATGTGGGGGACCAGTTTTGCCAATTGGTCATGTCAGAGAAAGAAGCCATGATGATGGTAGAACCACATC aaaaagtGGCTTGGAAGCGAGCTGTCCGAGGAGTGAGAgaaatgtgtgatgtttgtgaAACAACCCTGTTCAACATCCACTGGGTTTGTCGTAAATGTGGCTTCGGCGTTTGTCTTGACTGCTATCGACTACGCAAGAACAGGCCACCTGAAG TGGAAGATGGTCCTGAAGAGGAGGTGTTCTCATGGCTTAAGTGTGCTAAAGGCCAGCCACACGAACCACAGAACCTCATGCCAACTCAAATTATACCCGGCACGG CATTGTACAGCATAGGTGACATGGTACATGCAGCCAGAGGTAAATGGGGGATTAAAGCAAACTGTCCCTGCACTAGTCGGCACAAAACGTTGATGCGGCCCAGTGCTCCAAATGGTCTTTCACAG TCGGGTGCAGCTCACAGTTCGGGGAATGGAACCACGTCTACTTCATCCACAACCCGTCCAAATGAAGAATCTGCAGCTGGTGTTGTAGTCAAAACTGAACCCGTTGAAGAGCCTACAAGTGCTGATACCACATCAAGTACCAGTGGGACAAATAGCAGCACATCTAGCCCTGCTCCTGCTCCAACTTCTGCTCCTACTCTTCTTCCTccttctcttcctcctccttcacTTCCTCCTCCTTCACTTCCTCCTGCTCCTGCACTTGTACCTACACCTCCTGCAAAGGATAGCAAGAGCAGTTCTTCAGCACTTCACTGGCTGGCAGATCTGGCCACACAAAAGGAGCCCAAAG AGTCTCTGCGCTCCATGATGGGTCGTGACTCTCGTTCTCCATTTGGCCTGGACTCGTTCAGCACACTTTCCAAACCATCAGGGTCCAGTCCTAAGCTGTTCAACAGTCTGCTGCTGGGTGCAGGCCCTTCACAACCCAAAGCAGAGGGTACCAGCCTCCGAGATCTGCTGAACTCTGGCTCTGGCAAACTCCCGCAAGGGCCCACAGAGGGAGGTGTCCCATTTCCTCCAGTGTTCTCCACTGCTAGT GCTGATAAAATGAAGGGAGGTCTTCCTAACTTCCTGGATCATATCATTGCATCAGTAGTGGAGACTAAGAAGTCAGAGGTTCGTCGTGCGTCAGGTTCAGCAGAAGTCATCGAGTCTGCCACTGCTCCTCGCAGAGAGGGGGTGATGGGGCTGAGTGTCCTGGATCCACACACTTCACACTCTTGGCTTTGTGACGGCCGTTTGCTCTGCCTGCAGGACCCCAGTAACCCCAACAACTGGAAGATCTTCAGAGAGTGCTGGAAACAAGGACAG cCTGTGCTGGTCTCAGGCATACACAGGAAGCTGAAGGAACACTTATGGAGGCCTGAGGCCTTCAGCGAGGAGTTTGGAGACCAGGACGTGGACCTGGTCAACTGTAGGAACTGCGCCATCATCTCTGATGTTAAAGTCAGGGAATTTTGGGATGGCTTCCAGGTCATTTCCA AGCGATTGCAAGGTAGCGATGGCCAGCCTATGGTACTAAAACTTAAAGACTGGCCTCCTGGAGAAGATTTTCGAGATATGATGCCCACTCG GTTTAATGATCTCATGGACAATCTTCCTTTGCCCGAGTACACAAAGAGAGATGGCCGTCTCAACCTGGCCTCTCGTCTTCCAAACTTCTTTGTTCGGCCAGATCTGGGCCCTAAAATGTACAATGCGTATG GTCTGATCTCCACAGAAGACAGGAAGGTCGGCACCACTAACTTGCATTTGGACGTGTCTGATGCCGTCAACGTTATGGTGTATGTGGGCATCCCAGAAGGAGAGAATGACCAAGAAAGTG AAGCAGACCTCGCTGGATTCAAAG AGGTGATGCAGACTATTGAAGAGGGTGATGTAGATGACATGACGAAAAGAAGAGTCTACGAGATCAAGGAGAAACCTGGGGCTCTCTGGCACATCTATGCTGCCAAAGATGCTGAGAAGATCCGAGAGCTCTTACGAAAG GTTGGAGAGGAACAAGGTCAAGAGAACCCACCAGACCATGATCCTATCCATGACCAGAGCTGGTACCTGGACCAGACGTTGCGTCGCAGGCTGTATGAGGAGTATGGAGTCCAGGGATGGTCCATTGTGCAGTTTTTGGGAGATGCAGTGTTCATCCCAGCTGGAGCACCACATCAG GTGCACAACCTGTACAGCTGTATCAAAGCTGCAGAAGATTTTGTTTCTCCAGAGCATGTGAAGCACTGTTTTAGACTGACGCAAGAGTTTCGCCACCTTTCCAACACTCACACAAACCACGAGGACAAGCTACAG